The Acetomicrobium sp. S15 = DSM 107314 genomic interval GTTCGCCCGTCGAAAGCTCGGCAGGATTACAACTGATGCCGCCCTTGGCTCCACCTAAGGGAAGGCGCACCACCGCGCACTTTATGGTCATCCAGCCGGAGAGCGCTATCACTTCGTCCCTATTCACCTGAACGTGATAGCGGATGCCTCCTTTATACGGGCCTAAGGCATTGTTAAAATGGCTCCGCCACGCCTTGAACATCTTTACCGACCCGTCGTCCAGCCGCACCGGTAGGGAAAGCTCCAACACCTCTTTCGGCTCTTTCAAAATATCGAAATACTCCTGATCGATCTTAAGAAATGGCGCTGCTTCATCAATTTGTTGTTTGAACATCTCATATGGATTTCGCTGCATCTCCTAAACTCCTCCTCTGCTCGATAAAAGATAAAATATGATGGCACTATGATGAAACTTACCTTATAACCAGCCAAAGCCCCGATTAAAGCAACATCGCCACCCCCCATCAAGCGGCCGAGAATCTAAAAAATAATGGGGTAAATTTTAATCACCTTTCTTAAAAATTGCAAGCCCCCAGTAAACAAAATTTCACTCCATCGACCCGCCAATGTTGAAGCCGCTTTTAAAAGCCCTTTCGCATCGCGAACGACCACGGTGGCGTGTATTTTACGCGCCCTTTGCTTCAAGCTCTGGCCCTTGCGCCAACGATATGCTGCGGCGCCGAAAAGCAAACCTGCTTTAAACTTAACAGCACCGCCACATCGTTGCACTATATCAAGGCTGTTCGCTATGTTGTTTTTTCTGAAATAATAACTTTCTCAATTCTGAAAAACATAAGCTTATTTGGTGCCGATATCCGCCAAGGCTTTATCCAGCATTTCGAGGCCTTTCTCGATTTCCTCCCTGTCGCCACCAAAACCCAAACGGAAATAACGTGGCATCTTAAAACAATACCCTGGCACCACAAACGTTTTATACCGCTCTATCAGCAATGTGCACAAATCTTCAGAACTTTTATCTTCGACGAGGCGCGGGAAACCTACTACACCTCCGGCTGGGGAGATCCATTCAACGTCGCTTCTCTCTCGTATCCATTTGTCCATAATTTTGTAATTCGTATAGACCGTCTTTCTTGCTTTCTCCAAGAAAGACTGCTTTCGCTCTAATATGGCAAAAGCAATCTTTTCGCTGACGGATGAATTGCAGATCGTGATTTGTTCTCGAACGGCACGGACTGAATCGATCAACGACTCCAGGCCTGCGACCCAGCCTATTCTTATCCCGGGAACGCCAAAAGCTTTAGACATACTGGAAACGCTAATAGCTCGGGGGCTTATCGTTGCAGCCAGCGGTGGAGGTGTATCGAATGCCAGATCTCGATACGTTTCGTCCATCAACAGATATAAGTTCCTCGATTCGACAAATCGAATGACTTCATTCAGCTCGCTCTCCGTAATCACAGATCCCGTGGGGTTATTCGGATGTGTCAGGCATACCAACTTCGTGTTGGGTTTAATCTCTTCCTTTAACCTTTCCAGATTGAGCCGGAAACCCTCTTCATACCTGAGGAAATATAAGGACACGTCCCGCTCAAGGGAGCTTGGGATTTCGTAAAGGGAGGGATAATTCGGAGCCTCGACTACCACGTGATCTTGGCGCCCCAACAGAGAAGCCATAACCGCGAAGATCGATTCGCTCGCACCGTTGGTTACCGCGACCTGGGACATTTTCAACCCAGGAAAATCACTGGCAATCAGCTCGCGCAGTTCAGGAGCGCCTTTATGATGACCATATCGCAATTCTATATTGGAAAAATCAAGACCAAGATCGCCCGTAGAAAAGAATTTTATGCCGCTTTCACCGATGTCATAGTCAAATTCAAATTGGTATCGATCAAACCAGTCCTCAAGTTCCATTCTTTTGAATGTCACTTCCACAACCTCCTTGTAATGTCACCATGTAATATTTAAGGTCGAACTATATCGTCCTTCAGT includes:
- a CDS encoding aminotransferase class I/II-fold pyridoxal phosphate-dependent enzyme gives rise to the protein MTFKRMELEDWFDRYQFEFDYDIGESGIKFFSTGDLGLDFSNIELRYGHHKGAPELRELIASDFPGLKMSQVAVTNGASESIFAVMASLLGRQDHVVVEAPNYPSLYEIPSSLERDVSLYFLRYEEGFRLNLERLKEEIKPNTKLVCLTHPNNPTGSVITESELNEVIRFVESRNLYLLMDETYRDLAFDTPPPLAATISPRAISVSSMSKAFGVPGIRIGWVAGLESLIDSVRAVREQITICNSSVSEKIAFAILERKQSFLEKARKTVYTNYKIMDKWIRERSDVEWISPAGGVVGFPRLVEDKSSEDLCTLLIERYKTFVVPGYCFKMPRYFRLGFGGDREEIEKGLEMLDKALADIGTK